From Saccharomyces paradoxus chromosome IX, complete sequence, one genomic window encodes:
- the PRI1 gene encoding DNA primase subunit PRI1 (Subunit of DNA primase~similar to YIR008C) — MTDSVKANGPSSSDMEYYYKSLYPFKHIFNWLNHSPKPSRDMINREFAMAFRSGAYKRYNSFNSVQEFKAQIEKANPDRFEIGAIYNKPPRERDTLLKSELKALEKELVFDIDMDDYDAFRTCCSGAQVCCKCWKFISLAMKIMNTALTEDFGYKDFIWVFSGRRGAHCWVSDKRARALTDVQRRNVLDYVNVVRDRNTDKRLALKRPYHPHLARSLEQLKPFFVSIMLEEQNPWEDDQHAIQTLLPALYDKQLIDSLKKYWLDNPRRSSKEKWNDIDQIATSLFKGPKQDSHISRLRECKEDLVLMTLYPKLDVEVTKQTIHLLKAPFCIHPATGNVCVPIDESFTPEKAPKLIDLQREMENNNDVSLTALQPFVNRFQTYVSSLLKSELGSVKRERDDDDESASLDF; from the coding sequence ATGACCGATTCAGTAAAGGCTAATGGACCAAGCTCCTCGGATATGGAGTACTACTATAAGTCACTCTATCCGTTTAAGCACATTTTCAACTGGTTGAACCATTCCCCCAAGCCTTCAAGAGATATGATTAACAGAGAATTCGCTATGGCGTTCAGGTCAGGTGCTTACAAAAGGTATAATTCTTTCAACTCTGTGCAGGAGTTCAAGGCACAGATAGAAAAAGCCAACCCAGACAGGTTCGAAATCGGTGCCATATATAACAAACCGCCAAGAGAACGTGATACCCTTCTAAAAAGCGAATTGAAAGCCTTAGAGAAGGAGTTGGTGTTTGATATTGATATGGATGATTACGATGCCTTTAGAACGTGTTGCTCTGGGGCCCAAGTTTGCTGCAAATGCTGGAAATTTATATCTTTGGCAATGAAAATTATGAACACGGCCCTGACAGAGGATTTTGGTTATAAGGACTTCATTTGGGTATTTTCAGGAAGACGTGGTGCTCATTGTTGGGTAAGTGACAAACGGGCCCGAGCTTTGACGGATGTACAGCGAAGAAATGTTTTAGATTATGTTAACGTTGTTAGAGATAGAAATACTGATAAAAGATTGGCTCTAAAGAGACCTTATCACCCTCATCTTGCTCGTTCTCTGGAGCAGTTGAAACCTTTCTTTGTCAGCATTATGCTCGAAGAGCAAAATCCTTGGGAAGATGATCAACATGCTATCCAAACTTTATTGCCCGCATTATATGATAAACAATTGATCGATTCATTAAAGAAGTATTGGCTGGATAATCCTAGGAGGTCaagcaaagaaaagtgGAATGATATAGATCAGATAGCCACATCGCTCTTTAAGGGTCCCAAGCAAGACTCCCATATAAGCAGGCTACGTGAATGTAAGGAAGATCTCGTATTGATGACTCTTTATCCTAAGCTGGATGTAGAAGTTACAAAGCAAACAATCCATTTGCTGAAGGCCCCTTTTTGTATTCACCCTGCTACCGGGAACGTCTGTGTGCCCATTGATGAATCATTTACTCCAGAGAAAGCACCAAAACTAATTGATCTGCAAAGAGAAATGGAGAATAATAACGACGTTTCATTAACGGCTTTACAGCCTTTTGTAAATCGGTTTCAAACATATGTGAGttctcttttgaaaagtgaaCTGGGTTCAGTGAAGAGAGAACgtgacgatgatgacgaatCGGCTTCCCTAGATTTCTGA
- the MSL1 gene encoding U2 snRNP complex subunit MSL1 (U2B component of U2 snRNP~similar to YIR009W) — protein sequence MVGPARKKQRIDRNTHHTAAEPVTEAKNTLYVSQLNERINMQRLRVNLFLLFATFGEVLKVSMNFKKERGQAFITMRTIDQASLAQISLNGERFFGKPLKVEFSKSETKTL from the coding sequence ATGGTTGGAccagcaagaaaaaagcagaGGATTGATCGCAATACTCATCATACTGCGGCCGAACCAGTGACTGAAGCCAAAAATACGCTGTACGTGAGCCAGCTTAATGAAAGGATTAATATGCAACGACTGCGAGTGAACCTATTTCTGCTGTTTGCTACGTTTGGAGAGGTACTGAAGGTTAGCatgaatttcaagaaagagCGGGGTCAAGCCTTCATCACCATGAGAACCATCGACCAAGCCAGTTTGGCTCAGATTTCATTAAACGGCGAGCGATTCTTTGGCAAACCTTTGAAAGTGGAGTTCAGCAAGAGTGAAACTAAAACGCTATAA
- the DSN1 gene encoding MIND complex subunit DSN1 (Essential component of the MIND kinetochore complex~similar to YIR010W) has protein sequence MSLEPTQTVSGTPPMLHQRTHKQVYPLRMETIPILESDSKATLQSSEPTQKDEEETEYFENKQSVSNLSPDLKFKRHKNKHIQGFPTLGERLDNLQDIKKAKRVENFNSSAPIGDDNHIGDATTNVNASAMPAPYMPYYYYYHPMNAPTPAMIPYPGSPMHSMMPNSSLQPFYSQPTAAGGPDMTTPQNLSSSQQLLPAPQLFPYGSFHQQQLQQPHYIQRTRERKKSIGSQRGRRLSMLASQANGGSTIISPHKDIPEEDFYTVVGNASSFGKNLQIRQLFNWCLMRSLHKLELKTKSQEEERELEHPAKKSKPEPTRAETDYVDPKRLAMVIIKEFVDDLKRDHIAIDWEDEEKYENGDEEKTLDNTENYDDTELRQLFQENDDDDDDDEVDYSEIQRSSRKFSERRKAVPKEPKKLLPNGKNVENTKNLSILTNKVNAIKNEVKEWAITLDTSRPDLEWQELTSLSSQPLEPLSDTEEPDHVIADVEAKLETKVDELRYQSHILNSHSLALNEITNSKLNKLNIETMRKISNETDDVHSQVIKPQQLLKGLSLSFSKKLDL, from the coding sequence ATGAGTCTGGAACCCACGCAAACGGTCTCCGGCACGCCGCCGATGTTGCATCAAAGAACCCATAAACAAGTATACCCGTTGCGGATGGAAACTATCCCAATATTGGAATCAGACTCCAAAGCTACTCTACAAAGTAGTGAGCCCACCCagaaagatgaagaagaaaccgagtattttgaaaataaacaatcCGTATCGAATCTGAGTCCCGATTTGAAGTTCAAAAGACACAAGAATAAACATATCCAGGGGTTCCCTACTCTGGGTGAAAGGCTCGATAACTTGCAAGATATCAAAAAGGCCAAGAGGgtagaaaatttcaattccTCTGCACCAATTGGTGACGACAATCATATTGGGGATGCGACAACGAATGTTAATGCAAGTGCGATGCCCGCTCCGTATATGCCTTATTACTATTACTACCATCCGATGAATGCTCCTACTCCTGCAATGATACCGTATCCCGGATCACCAATGCATTCTATGATGCCCAATTCCTCATTGCAGCCCTTTTATTCACAGCCCACCGCTGCCGGTGGTCCCGATATGACCACTCCTCAGAATTTATCTTCATCACAACAATTGCTGCCAGCCCCGCAGTTGTTTCCGTACGGATCATTCCATCAACAACAACTGCAACAACCACACTACATTCAACGAACaagagaaaggaaaaaatcaatcGGAAGTCAAAGAGGTAGAAGATTGTCTATGCTAGCATCTCAGGCAAACGGTGGAAGCACTATTATATCCCCACACAAGGATATTCCTGAAGAGGATTTTTACACCGTAGTTGGAAATGCGTCTTCCTTTGGTAAGAATTTACAAATACGACAGCTTTTCAATTGGTGTTTGATGAGATCTCTGCATAAACTGGAGTTGAAGACTAAAAGCcaagaggaagaaagagaGCTTGAACATCCGGCGAAAAAATCCAAGCCTGAACCAACAAGGGCGGAAACTGATTATGTGGATCCCAAACGTCTGGCTATGGTCATAATAAAAGAGTTTGTCGATGATCTCAAAAGAGATCATATTGCGATAGATTGGGAGGATgaggaaaaatatgaaaatggaGATGAGGAGAAGACGCTGGATAATACCGAAAATTACGATGATACGGAACTGCGACAACTgttccaagaaaatgacgacgacgacgacgacgacGAAGTGGACTACTCGGAGATACAAAGGTCCAGCCGTAAATTCAGTGAAAGGAGAAAGGCGGTGCCgaaagaaccaaaaaaacTACTGCCTAATGGCAAGAACGTGGAAAACACTAAGAATCTTAGCATTTTAACGAATAAGGTGAACGCGATCAAAAATGAAGTCAAAGAATGGGCAATCACTTTAGATACTTCAAGACCAGATCTTGAATGGCAAGAATTGACATCGTTGTCATCACAACCGCTTGAACCATTGTCGGATACAGAAGAGCCAGACCATGTGATTGCAGATGTTGAGGCAAAattagaaacaaaagtcGATGAGTTAAGGTACCAGTCGCATATATTGAACTCACACTCATTAGCTTTGAACGAAATAACGAACTCGAAACTGAATAAATTGAACATAGAAACAATGAGGAAGATCTCTAACGAAACGGACGATGTCCATTCACAAGTCATTAAACCTCAACAACTATTGAAGGGGTTAAGTTTATCTTTTAGTAAAAAACTGGatttatga
- the STS1 gene encoding Sts1p (Protein required for localizing proteasomes to the nucleus~similar to YIR011C): MMGFEWGFKPSSKVPQSTVSSQGTGNVVVPNSGVKQKRRYNNEEQQEEEPPRSKHVMKYGGVSKRRPHPGSLIRGQPLPLQRGIELMNKDQLQQLLVDLMTKHPDIQQSVHTRVIGLDFSIQKCLDMLKQKSEAVYQSIPYNRSYESNKLDDYAFVRMKPQILEFLNCLVDFILDNIPPRLENLHASLKFLDICTELVIKLPRFELASNNYYYDKCIEQLSHVWCTLIEHIARDRIILLGDNSSVWKTHMTRLQIYNEHSNGLLERPLQLFKSLDMGTSSAASSSTLSFQESIICHHDTMTANENNNNSGPATDSPFE; encoded by the coding sequence ATGATGGGATTTGAATGGGGGTTTAAGCCCAGCAGTAAAGTACCTCAGAGTACAGTAAGTTCACAAGGCACAGGCAATGTAGTGGTGCCAAATTCCGGAGTGAAACAGAAAAGGCGGTATAACAACGAGGAGCAACAAGAGGAAGAACCACCTCGTAGCAAGCATGTGATGAAATATGGTGGTGTCTCCAAGAGGAGGCCTCACCCAGGCTCGCTCATCAGAGGTCAACCTCTGCCCTTGCAACGAGGCATAGAACTAATGAACAAGGACCAATTACAGCAGTTGTTGGTGGATTTGATGACAAAGCATCCAGATATACAGCAAAGTGTTCATACGAGAGTCATCGGACTAGATTTCAGTATACAAAAGTGCCTTGACATGCTGAAACAGAAATCAGAAGCTGTTTACCAGAGCATACCTTACAATAGGTCTTACGAGAGTAATAAATTAGATGACTACGCTTTCGTGAGGATGAAGCCTCAAATTCTAGAATTCCTTAACTGTTTAGTGGATTTCATACTGGATAATATTCCACCACGATTGGAAAATTTGCACGCATCATTGAAATTCTTAGACATTTGCACGGAATTAGTTATTAAACTGCCCAGGTTTGAATTAGCTAGTAACAATTACTACTACGATAAATGCATTGAACAATTATCCCATGTATGGTGTACGCTTATTGAACATATTGCCCGTGACAGGATAATTTTATTGGGAGATAATAGCTCCGTGTGGAAAACTCATATGACAAGGCTACAAATATACAATGAACATTCAAATGGGTTACTGGAACGCCCACTCCAGCTGTTTAAATCGTTAGATATGGGTACCTCTTCAGCGgcatcatcatcaacaCTATCATTTCAAGAAAGTATTATTTGCCACCACGATACCATGACGGCAaacgaaaacaataacaatagtGGTCCTGCTACTGATTCGCCTTTTGAGTAA
- the SQT1 gene encoding Sqt1p (Protein involved in 60S ribosomal subunit assembly or modification~similar to YIR012W) — MHSMGFGWGFLKTNRVPQSHILSTMEPQEEFITTEEVEQEIVPTMEVEQDAPVDIEEVNDDDEMMDDDEEDLEVDMSNNSLTYFDKHTDSVFAIGHHPSLPLVCTGGGDNLAHLWTSHSQPPKFAGTLTGYGESVISCSFTCEGGFLVTADMSGKVLVHMGQKGGAQWKLTSQIQEVEEIVWLKAHPTIPRTFAFGATNGSVWCYQINEQDGSLEQLMSGFVHQQDCSMGEFINTDKGENTLELVTCSLDSTIVAWNCFTGQQLFKITQAETKGLEAPWISLSLAPATLTKGNSGVVACGSNNGLLAVINCNSGGAILHLSTVIELKPEQDELDASIESISWSSKFSLMAIGLVCGEVILYDTSAWRVRHKFVLEDSVTKLIFDNDDLFVSCINGKVYQFNARTGQEKFVCVGHNMGVLDFILLHPVANAGTEQKRKIITAGDEGVSLVFEVPN; from the coding sequence ATGCATTCGATGGGCTTTGGATGGGGCTTTTTAAAGACAAACAGAGTACCACAGAGCCACATATTAAGCACGATGGAGCCCCAAGAAGAATTTATAACTACCGAAGAGGTTGAGCAGGAGATCGTGCCCACCATGGAGGTCGAACAGGACGCCCCTGTTGATATCGAAGAAGTGaatgacgacgatgaaATGATGGACGATGATGAGGAGGATTTAGAGGTCGACATGTCCAACAACTCGCTCACTTACTTCGATAAACATACGGACTCTGTGTTTGCGATTGGCCACCATCCCAGCCTGCCGCTAGTATGCACCGGTGGGGGTGATAACTTGGCACATCTTTGGACATCACATTCACAACCACCCAAGTTTGCCGGTACATTAACCGGTTATGGTGAATCTGTGATTTCGTGTTCTTTTACATGTGAAGGGGGCTTCTTAGTCACTGCGGATATGTCGGGGAAGGTTCTTGTACACATGGGCCAAAAAGGTGGCGCTCAGTGGAAGTTAACATCGCAAATACAAGAAGTTGAAGAGATCGTTTGGTTAAAAGCTCACCCCACTATACCAAGAACATTTGCATTTGGTGCTACGAATGGATCTGTCTGGTGTTACCAGATTAATGAGCAGGACGGTTCTTTGGAACAGTTAATGTCTGGTTTTGTACACCAGCAAGATTGCTCTATGGGTGAATTCATTAATACTGACAAAGGTGAAAATACACTAGAGTTAGTCACTTGTTCTTTGGATAGTACCATCGTGGCATGGAATTGCTTTACTGGCCAACAATTGTTTAAGATCACACAAGCAGAAACCAAGGGATTGGAAGCACCATGGATTTCCCTATCATTAGCCCCGGCAACCTTGACCAAGGGTAACTCAGGTGTCGTGGCATGTGGGTCTAACAATGGTCTTCTGGCAGTAATTAATTGCAACAGTGGCGGTGCCATTTTACATTTATCTACAGTGATTGAATTAAAGCCAGAACAAGACGAATTAGATGCCTCTATCGAATCCATTTCATGGTCGTCAAAGTTCTCACTTATGGCCATTGGTCTTGTCTGCGGTGAGGTAATCTTATATGATACAAGCGCATGGAGGGTAAGACACAAGTTTGTTCTTGAGGACTCTGTTACGAAACTAATCTTTGACAATGATGATCTATTTGTATCGTGTATCAATGGTAAGGTTTACCAGTTTAATGCAAGAACTGGTCAAGAAAAGTTTGTTTGTGTCGGCCATAATATGGGGGTTCTTGATTTTATATTACTGCATCCTGTAGCCAATGCCGGCACCGaacaaaagaggaaaataataactgCGGGTGATGAAGGTGTATCTCTGGTGTTTGAGGTACCAAACTGA
- the GAT4 gene encoding Gat4p (Protein containing GATA family zinc finger motifs~similar to YIR013C) — MSTKLPIVISNGTAFKKIPVQLLLNSGSTARDGFPSNSGSHSGRPRTGITRTCGQCGEIKTSLQWREGPNGAACLCNACGLFFRKLILRFGRAAAKRYMEQIKGTGTKRRIPKELTGTARF; from the coding sequence ATGTCCACTAAGCTCCCTATTGTGATTTCAAACGGAACAgcctttaaaaaaatccCTGTTCAATTGCTGTTGAACAGCGGATCAACGGCACGAGATGGTTTCCCTAGTAATTCTGGCTCTCACTCTGGTCGCCCAAGAACGGGTATTACTAGGACATGTGGGCAATGTGGAGAGATCAAGACTTCTTTACAATGGAGGGAAGGTCCTAACGGCGCTGCTTGCCTGTGTAATGCTTGTGGGTTGTTCTTTAGAAAACTAATTCTGCGTTTCGGTAGAGCAGCTGCTAAAAGATACATGGAGCAGATTAAAGGTACCGGTACCAAGAGAAGGATCCCCAAAGAACTTACCGGAACTGCCAGGTTCTAA
- the VLD1 gene encoding Vld1p (similar to YIR014W): MLHLEGDNGRQRSVIANLQKFVYCCLYLRFIKDGSLFLILLGWIISSLCDFIQELTLRYLKKNYLEVGRDNDHGDDESLAIRGLETPIVRMIINKAIRYYQGLILLETAYCIVYHVRLDVTRDICSKPYGFVIMLLIREFTCPTPAGFPSKLLLVVLDIVLLFSQIIIMNGSLSSSFQNVKLIVKELNAEEEGALNILKLNTWRMDASGPELIVHKNHDNLFPQQIDEDDATEFTPLLNSAE, translated from the coding sequence ATGCTGCATTTGGAAGGCGACAATGGACGACAAAGGTCGGTTATTGCGAATTTGCAAAAATTCGTTTATTGCTGTCTGTACTTGAGGTTTATCAAAGACGGATCATTATTCTTGATCCTCCTGGGGTGGATAATTTCATCGCTATGTGACTTCATCCAGGAATTGACACTCAGGtacttgaagaagaactaCTTGGAGGTAGGGCGTGACAACGATCACGGAGACGATGAAAGCCTTGCCATCAGAGGGTTAGAAACTCCTATCGTAAGGATGATAATAAACAAAGCCATACGATATTACCAAGGTCTGATACTTCTGGAAACGGCATACTGTATAGTGTACCACGTCAGACTGGATGTAACGAGGGATATATGTTCCAAACCGTACGGATTCGTAATAATGCTTTTGATAAGAGAGTTTACTTGTCCGACACCTGCAGGGTTTCCCAGCAAGCTACTTCTGGTAGTACTCGATATTGTGTTACTTTTCAGCCAAATTATAATAATGAACGGCTCATTGAGTTCGAGTTTCCAAAACGTAAAGCTTATAGTCAAGGAGTTGAACGCAGAAGAAGAGGGCGCACTTAACATTCTCAAACTCAATACCTGGCGCATGGATGCAAGCGGGCCCGAACTCATAGTTCACAAGAATCACGACAATCTTTTTCCTCAGCAGATAGATGAGGATGACGCTACTGAGTTCACACCTTTACTGAATAGCGCCGAATAA
- the RPR2 gene encoding ribonuclease P protein subunit RPR2 (Subunit of nuclear RNase P~similar to YIR015W) yields the protein MGKKAQGGKTKPKIDENGTLIVPPPRTIANQDHFHRLNYLYQISAYQTRTRPKAGANAHMPLARNYIKSMDLISKKTKTSLLPTIKRTICKKCHRLLWSPKGLEITRDGALSVMCGCGTVKRYNITANPNYKTYPEREGNLLNP from the coding sequence ATGGGCAAGAAAGCACAAGGAGGAAAGACTAAACCCAAAATCGATGAGAATGGTACTTTAATAGTACCGCCACCAAGAACGATTGCTAACCAAGATCATTTCCATAGATTAAACTATCTCTACCAAATATCCGCTTATCAAACAAGGACAAGGCCGAAAGCGGGTGCGAACGCACATATGCCATTGGCACGCAATTATATCAAATCAATGGACTTAATTAgtaagaaaacaaagacaTCCCTGCTTCCTACAATAAAGAGGACAATTTGTAAAAAATGTCATCGGTTGCTATGGTCCCCAAAGGGACTTGAAATCACCCGCGACGGAGCACTATCGGTAatgtgtgggtgtggtaCCGTCAAACGCTACAATATTACTGCTAATCCCAATTACAAGACCTACCCAGAAAGGGAGGGTAACCTGCTAAATCCTTAG
- a CDS encoding uncharacterized protein (similar to YIR016W) produces MNGTRRLISVGLPVAVTAKATLARDEQRPGVETGLGSSGSAMDGLLPSLPGSYDDVDDDSAALHEYMILSRDGAGAIRAPSFVEDTTSDEDDDGDMSRDLSKALDMSSSSSSSPRARNMRHRSSVSTISAILHQGSSGQEDTTRSLSVPVEQEKPTLLARVSNIFFRRNSTPRDKHTHSERPASRSDPERLAVTSAAAQSLRRQQQLEDAQYARVIANFRTIGWCSPSEIKSVEYKRSLINAEWDEKISLLSHAQCYK; encoded by the coding sequence ATGAATGGCACGAGGCGTTTAATAAGTGTCGGACTACCTGTTGCTGTCACTGCTAAGGCAACTTTGGCCCGTGATGAACAAAGGCCAGGTGTAGAAACAGGACTAGGCTCGAGCGGAAGTGCTATGGATGGCCTACTACCCTCGTTGCCCGGCTCATATGATGACGTAGATGACGACTCGGCGGCTCTTCACGAATATATGATACTATCGCGAGATGGCGCTGGCGCCATCCGTGCTCCGTCATTTGTTGAAGATACCACAAGCGATGAGGACGACGACGGTGACATGTCGCGGGACTTATCCAAAGCTCTAGATatgtcatcatcgtcatcctCCAGCCCGCGCGCCAGAAATATGCGGCACCGCAGTTCTGTGAGCACAATATCTGCAATCTTGCACCAAGGAAGTTCTGGCCAGGAAGACACGACTAGAAGCCTCAGTGTTCCTGtagaacaagaaaaacctACTTTACTTGCTAGAGTCTCgaatatattttttagGAGGAACAGTACACCTAGAGACAAGCATACACATTCTGAGCGTCCCGCGAGCCGCTCAGATCCGGAGAGATTGGCGGTTACATCTGCAGCTGCGCAGTCTTTGCGCCGCCAACAGCAACTGGAAGACGCTCAGTACGCTCGAGTAATCGCAAACTTTCGCACCATAGGATGGTGCTCTCCCAGCGAGATCAAGTCTGTGGAATATAAACGGTCTTTAATCAATGCGGAGTGGGACGAAAAGATCTCGCTTTTGTCTCACGCGCAGTGctataaataa
- the MET28 gene encoding Met28p (bZIP transcriptional activator in the Cbf1p-Met4p-Met28p complex~similar to YIR017C): MNVNNLSEHLQNLISSDSELGSRLLSLLLVSSGNAEELISMINNGQDVSQFKKLREPRKGKVAATTAVVVKEEEAPVGTSNELDKIKQERRRKNTEASQRFRIRKKQKNFENMNKLQNLNSQINKLRDRIEQLNKENEFWKAKLNDINEIKSLKLLNDIKRRNMGR; the protein is encoded by the coding sequence ATGAACGTGAACAATCTTTCGGAACATTTACAGAACCTGATATCAAGCGATTCAGAGCTGGGCTCACGCTTGCTATCATTGCTGCTGGTTAGCAGTGGCAACGCGGAGGAGCTCATTAGTATGATAAATAATGGTCAGGATGTCTCGCAGTTCAAGAAGTTGCGCGAGCCGAGAAAGGGGAAAGTTGCCGCAACGACGGCAGTTGTTGtgaaagaagaggaagcGCCCGTGGGCACTTCTAACGAACTAGATAAGATTAAGCAAGAGCGTAGAAGGAAGAACACGGAGGCGTCGCAGCGGTTCCGCATTCgcaagaaacaaaagaactTTGAGAACATGAATAAGCTGCAGAACTTGAATTCGCAGATAAACAAACTTCGCGATCGTATAGAGCAGTTGAACAAGGAAAACGAGTTTTGGAAGGCAAAACTCAATGACATCAACGAGATCAAGTCTTTGAAACTGTTGAATGACATTAAGAGACGGAACATGGGCAGGTAG
- the YAP5 gene encoding Yap5p (Basic leucine zipper (bZIP) iron-sensing transcription factor~similar to YIR018W), producing the protein MVLPQIKPKEPEESNLALLSKIHVSKNWKLPPRLPHRATQRRKRAHRLHEEYETEGNDEALQKKKRQNRDAQRAYRERKNNKLQVLEETIESLSKVVKNYETKLNRLQNELQKKESENHALKLKLEALNPKQTSVPAQDPILQNLIENFKPMKAIPIKYNTAIKHRQHSGELPSSIKCGFCNDNTTCVCKELETDHGKSDDGVVTVRKDMSPPNAQCNNKGDSSGLCSNCTNIDKSCIDIRSIIH; encoded by the coding sequence ATGGTCCTACCTCAGATAAAACCCAAGGAACCTGAGGAAAGCAACCTCGCGCTTTTGTCCAAGATCCATGTGtccaaaaattggaaaCTTCCTCCAAGGTTGCCTCATAGAGCAACTCAGCGAAGGAAAAGAGCTCATCGGCTTCACGAAGAGTACGAAACTGAGGGAAATGACGAGGCGctacagaagaaaaaacgGCAAAATAGAGACGCCCAAAGGGCCTACAGAGAACGCAAGAACAACAAGTTGCAAGTGCTCGAGGAAACCATAGAATCACTAAGTAAGGTCGTCAAAAATTACGAAACAAAACTGAACCGCCTACAAAATGAACTTCAAAAGAAGGAATCTGAAAACCACGCCCTAAAACTGAAACTGGAGGCCCTTAATCCGAAACAGACCTCTGTTCCTGCTCAGGACCCTATCCTGCAGAACTTgatagaaaatttcaaaccAATGAAGGCAATACCTATAAAGTACAACACCGCTATAAAGCACCGCCAGCACTCAGGCGAGCTCCCCAGCTCCATCAAATGTGGCTTTTGCAACGACAACACTACTTGTGTTTGTAAAGAACTGGAAACGGATCACGGTAAAAGTGACGACGGTGTAGTTACCGTACGGAAGGATATGTCCCCGCCAAATGCACAGTGCAATAATAAAGGTGACTCCAGTGGGCTTTGTAGTAACTGTACTAATATTGACAAATCATGCATCGACATCCGGTCCATCATCCActga